In a genomic window of Pedobacter sp. KBS0701:
- a CDS encoding PAS domain-containing hybrid sensor histidine kinase/response regulator produces the protein MENLPFSVNEHSYYNVIANMKLGLLELDIEEQIVYANNSFCEISGYDFTDIKGRSVSELFNGKLFSKEGDAISYESINAEVSEIQFLDAKGERKWWLICRTINFNNKSEVIGSLLVNFEITRNKQQELELIASKLEAEKAANSKDMFLANMSHEIRTPMNAIINMANQLSRTNLTVEQDYCIQTIQTASKNLLVIIDDILDLSKIEAGKVNLEYIGLNISNVLREVIQVIIHRAEKKGLVIHYLQPHYDDIAPVLIGDPFRISQVVLNLLSNAIKFTDTGFVSLTVSLLADFDDAQEIEILVRDTGIGMEPEFIKRLFDNFSQEYESVSRRYGGTGLGMSISKKLVAQMGGYFNVKSEKGKGSDISFVIRLKKGVGTDLPVEPKLALSDDLFSGRRILIVDDNEMNRLVASTILLNFGPQIMVAESGEIALEMVDREDFDLILMDIQMPVMNGYDTTRLLRDGGYNGPIIALTASAISGEREKCIAAGMDDYITKPINEELFITVIDKWMIKKAVAPDQPEAVLPLYSLDGLYVISKGKEDFVTKMIQLFCDQMPVTLRDLNYSVENTDLPNISKLAHKLKSTIDHLGIISIQRVIRDIESLSDENAPVSELIPMIDQVNRVIDRVVLDLQTELKGRNHDLAD, from the coding sequence ATGGAAAACCTGCCGTTTTCTGTTAACGAACACAGTTATTATAATGTTATCGCAAACATGAAGCTTGGTTTGCTGGAACTGGATATAGAAGAGCAGATTGTTTATGCAAATAACAGCTTTTGTGAAATATCAGGATACGATTTTACAGACATTAAAGGCAGATCAGTCTCAGAATTGTTTAACGGCAAGCTATTCTCGAAAGAGGGTGATGCGATAAGTTATGAAAGCATCAATGCAGAGGTAAGTGAAATCCAGTTTTTGGATGCGAAAGGCGAGCGGAAATGGTGGCTGATATGCAGGACCATAAATTTTAACAATAAAAGTGAAGTAATCGGTTCTCTCCTGGTCAATTTTGAAATTACCCGTAACAAGCAACAGGAACTCGAACTGATCGCTTCAAAATTAGAGGCTGAAAAAGCTGCCAATAGCAAGGACATGTTTCTGGCGAATATGAGCCATGAGATTAGAACGCCTATGAACGCAATCATCAATATGGCTAACCAGCTTTCCAGGACCAACCTTACTGTTGAGCAGGATTACTGCATCCAGACCATACAAACAGCATCAAAGAACTTACTGGTCATTATTGATGATATTTTAGATCTTTCAAAGATTGAAGCCGGTAAAGTGAATCTCGAATATATCGGGCTGAATATTTCCAATGTACTCAGGGAGGTAATTCAGGTGATTATACACAGGGCTGAAAAAAAAGGGTTGGTAATCCATTATCTTCAACCCCACTATGATGATATCGCACCAGTTTTGATAGGAGATCCCTTTAGGATCAGTCAGGTAGTATTAAATTTGTTAAGCAACGCCATAAAATTTACAGACACGGGATTTGTATCCCTTACGGTAAGCCTTCTGGCAGATTTTGATGATGCTCAGGAAATTGAGATTCTGGTGAGGGACACTGGAATAGGAATGGAGCCTGAATTTATTAAACGTCTTTTTGACAACTTCAGCCAGGAGTATGAGTCTGTATCACGCAGGTATGGTGGAACTGGCCTGGGAATGAGTATATCTAAGAAGCTGGTTGCTCAAATGGGTGGATATTTTAATGTTAAGAGTGAAAAGGGGAAGGGTTCTGACATTTCGTTTGTCATCAGGCTGAAGAAAGGTGTTGGGACCGATCTCCCCGTGGAACCAAAATTAGCGCTTAGTGATGACCTGTTTTCAGGCAGGAGGATTCTCATTGTTGACGACAACGAAATGAACAGGCTTGTTGCTTCAACTATACTATTAAACTTTGGTCCTCAGATCATGGTCGCTGAGAGTGGGGAGATCGCTCTTGAGATGGTTGATAGGGAAGATTTTGACCTGATCCTTATGGATATTCAGATGCCAGTTATGAATGGTTACGATACAACACGATTATTAAGGGATGGTGGCTATAACGGGCCTATCATTGCGCTCACAGCCTCTGCAATAAGCGGGGAAAGGGAAAAGTGTATTGCTGCGGGCATGGACGATTATATTACAAAACCGATAAACGAAGAACTTTTTATTACAGTGATCGATAAATGGATGATAAAAAAAGCAGTAGCGCCTGATCAGCCGGAAGCTGTGCTTCCGCTTTACAGTCTGGATGGCCTGTATGTTATAAGTAAGGGGAAGGAGGATTTTGTTACCAAAATGATTCAGCTATTCTGCGATCAGATGCCCGTTACCCTCCGTGATCTAAACTACTCTGTAGAAAATACTGACCTTCCAAATATATCAAAACTGGCACATAAGCTTAAGTCAACCATTGATCACCTTGGTATTATTTCGATTCAGCGTGTAATAAGGGATATTGAATCCTTAAGCGATGAAAACGCTCCGGTTTCAGAACTTATCCCAATGATTGACCAGGTGAATCGTGTCATTGATAGGGTAGTTTTGGATCTCCAAACTGAACTAAAAGGAAGGAATCATGATCTGGCTGATTAA
- a CDS encoding response regulator transcription factor, whose translation MNQQTNPKVHILLVEDDEFMQAILEEILQTKYRIDIRPDGMTALTFLQNGNIPDLIISDLNTPNMSGLELIEQLKTSDFFSSLPIMILSGEESSNKRIKCLEAGADDFMVKPFNPAELEARIKMVLRRAGKSNF comes from the coding sequence ATGAACCAACAGACTAATCCTAAAGTACATATTCTCCTTGTTGAGGATGATGAATTTATGCAGGCAATACTTGAAGAGATATTGCAGACTAAATACCGCATAGATATTAGGCCTGACGGAATGACTGCACTCACTTTCCTACAGAACGGAAACATTCCGGATCTGATTATATCTGATTTGAACACGCCCAATATGAGTGGCCTTGAGCTGATCGAACAGCTAAAGACCAGCGACTTTTTCAGTTCCCTGCCAATTATGATATTATCAGGAGAGGAAAGCTCGAATAAACGCATCAAATGCCTGGAAGCTGGTGCTGATGACTTCATGGTTAAACCCTTCAATCCTGCTGAACTGGAAGCCAGAATAAAGATGGTACTCCGACGAGCCGGAAAAAGCAATTTTTAA
- a CDS encoding sugar transferase — translation MAEEEINGPIELPIIAMIGFDDYTQRTFFENCRFDGMRLVYFDNGLKLAQTWTEQHLEIVAIISNSEILSNGGLALIETLKNIQMPSVPFFLVVKYFNPNLRILALTAGISDVFRLPMHQARVEKRINFFVRNWTALTKSLAIRPNVIRPIGLAKRTFDIFFAGFALIVLFPLLVLVALSIWLESKGPVFYYSLRAGTGFKVFRFYKFRSMYVDADKKIKDLMHLNQYDLDRVEQKTTAGDTVLCQDCLQAGKCQYPLYGDGVQWCEKDGGYFSAANSGSAFFKIANDPRITKIGNFIRNTSIDELPQLWNVIKGDMSIVGNRPLPIYEAEKLTTDRYVLRFAAPAGITGLWQVEKRGKGEMSEEERLLLDNKYAKNQSFSNDIKLILKTIPALFQKESV, via the coding sequence ATGGCGGAGGAAGAGATCAACGGGCCGATTGAGCTACCCATCATAGCCATGATAGGCTTTGATGACTATACACAACGTACCTTTTTTGAAAACTGCAGATTTGACGGCATGCGACTCGTCTATTTCGACAATGGACTAAAGCTCGCACAGACATGGACCGAACAGCATCTTGAAATCGTGGCCATCATATCTAACAGCGAAATTCTGTCGAACGGTGGCCTTGCGCTTATCGAAACCCTCAAAAATATACAGATGCCAAGCGTACCTTTTTTTCTGGTTGTAAAGTACTTCAATCCGAATTTAAGGATCCTGGCCCTTACAGCAGGCATTTCAGATGTATTCCGGCTGCCTATGCATCAAGCCCGGGTAGAAAAACGTATTAATTTTTTTGTCCGGAACTGGACAGCACTGACCAAAAGTCTTGCTATCAGACCAAATGTGATACGCCCGATCGGATTAGCAAAAAGAACGTTTGACATTTTCTTTGCCGGTTTTGCACTAATCGTATTATTTCCTTTATTAGTGCTGGTTGCGCTTTCAATATGGCTGGAATCAAAAGGCCCTGTTTTTTATTACTCACTGCGTGCCGGAACCGGATTTAAGGTATTTAGATTTTATAAATTCCGCTCCATGTATGTTGATGCAGATAAAAAGATCAAAGATCTGATGCATCTCAATCAATATGATCTGGACCGGGTTGAGCAAAAAACAACAGCCGGGGATACCGTCCTTTGCCAGGACTGCTTACAGGCTGGGAAATGCCAGTATCCATTGTATGGCGATGGTGTACAGTGGTGTGAAAAGGACGGGGGTTATTTTAGTGCAGCCAACAGCGGATCTGCATTTTTCAAAATCGCGAATGACCCAAGGATAACAAAGATCGGCAATTTCATCAGAAACACGAGTATCGATGAACTGCCACAGCTCTGGAATGTAATCAAAGGAGACATGAGCATTGTTGGAAACAGACCCCTGCCAATTTATGAAGCTGAAAAACTTACGACAGATAGATATGTACTGCGGTTTGCCGCACCTGCAGGAATAACGGGACTATGGCAAGTGGAGAAACGGGGAAAAGGAGAAATGAGTGAGGAAGAGCGCCTCCTTCTTGATAACAAATATGCAAAGAACCAAAGTTTTTCGAACGATATCAAACTCATCCTGAAGACGATCCCTGCGCTTTTCCAGAAAGAAAGCGTTTAG